The Luteolibacter arcticus genome includes a window with the following:
- a CDS encoding DUF5682 family protein translates to MKNEMTTLFGIRHHGPGCARSLLAALDALSPEVILLEMPAEAEPLLVHAAHEAMKPPVAILLHRTDAPEKASFYPFAEFSPEWQAVRWAVTKGVPVRCFDLPSAHMFALRDEDDETPPQPDAFEWFAKADGYSDGERWWNDRVEERRNTQDFFEAILEAVATLRGDLDLPESRETLLREAWMRKCLRAAEKDGFANIAVVCGAWHTPALTAKVKVADDNELLRGLPKHKVAATWIPWTDERLAMASGYAAGIRSPGWYGHLWKNTEDPIPSWLTKAARILRKEGQEASSASVIEAVRLSHSLAGMRGRPLPGLDETLESIQAVFCQGDPLPLDFLRTRLLVGQRLGELPEGLPTLPLQQDIEASQKRLRLKPAASVTPLELDLREDGGRARSIFLHRLLALGIGWGRKEQARTRGTFKERWSLQWKPELAVAIIDASAFGNTIESAATKRLVKRLPADAGMEPITERLDLALLGALPQAVNVLLRRLDAAAATAHDLAELLDTVPPLARIARYGDVRATDAEAVMRLLEGFAARIHAGLLIAASGIDDDAARTLSGHVQSYRGALAMLELTALTDEFQATLGRMKESESVHPKLRGLSVRILRDASHLDDAEAARHLGFALSPGMPALSAAAWLEGFLQGGGSLLVHDRALLGLVHTWLGSLSGEAFQSTLPLLRRTFGTFEPPERARIAASVAQGPASTPPPAAPLDLDMERALPAVAAVAKLFGLPQPS, encoded by the coding sequence ATGAAAAATGAGATGACCACGCTCTTCGGCATTCGCCACCATGGCCCCGGTTGCGCACGCAGCTTGCTCGCGGCGCTCGACGCATTGTCGCCGGAAGTGATTCTGTTAGAGATGCCGGCGGAGGCGGAACCGCTGCTGGTCCATGCCGCACACGAGGCGATGAAGCCGCCGGTGGCGATCCTGCTGCACCGGACCGATGCACCGGAGAAGGCGTCATTCTATCCCTTTGCCGAGTTCTCTCCCGAATGGCAGGCCGTGCGCTGGGCGGTGACGAAGGGCGTGCCGGTGCGGTGCTTCGACCTGCCATCCGCCCACATGTTCGCGCTGCGGGATGAGGACGACGAAACGCCGCCGCAACCGGATGCCTTCGAGTGGTTCGCGAAGGCGGATGGCTACTCCGATGGCGAGCGCTGGTGGAACGACCGCGTCGAGGAGCGTCGCAACACCCAGGATTTCTTCGAGGCCATCCTTGAAGCAGTTGCAACCTTGCGCGGCGACCTCGACTTGCCGGAGTCGCGCGAGACCTTGCTGCGCGAGGCGTGGATGAGGAAATGCCTGCGAGCCGCGGAGAAGGACGGCTTCGCCAATATCGCCGTGGTCTGCGGGGCCTGGCACACGCCGGCGCTGACGGCAAAGGTGAAGGTCGCCGATGACAACGAGCTGCTCAGAGGCCTGCCAAAGCACAAGGTGGCTGCCACTTGGATTCCGTGGACGGACGAGCGGTTGGCGATGGCCAGCGGCTATGCGGCGGGCATCCGCTCGCCCGGCTGGTATGGCCACCTTTGGAAAAACACCGAGGATCCCATCCCGTCGTGGCTGACCAAGGCGGCCCGCATCTTGCGGAAGGAAGGTCAGGAAGCCTCATCGGCCTCGGTGATCGAGGCGGTGCGGCTGTCGCATTCGCTCGCCGGGATGCGCGGCCGGCCCTTGCCGGGGCTGGATGAAACCTTGGAGTCGATCCAAGCGGTGTTCTGCCAGGGCGACCCGCTGCCGCTTGATTTCCTTCGTACGAGACTTCTCGTAGGTCAGCGACTTGGAGAACTGCCGGAGGGCCTGCCAACGCTGCCGCTGCAGCAGGACATCGAGGCGAGCCAGAAGCGTTTACGCCTGAAGCCCGCGGCATCGGTCACGCCGCTGGAGCTGGACTTGCGTGAAGATGGCGGGCGCGCTCGCAGCATCTTCCTGCACCGCTTGCTCGCGCTCGGCATCGGCTGGGGTCGCAAGGAGCAGGCGCGGACGCGCGGAACCTTCAAGGAGCGCTGGTCGCTGCAATGGAAACCGGAATTGGCAGTGGCGATCATCGATGCCTCGGCTTTCGGCAATACGATTGAGAGCGCGGCGACCAAGCGGCTGGTGAAGCGGTTGCCGGCCGACGCAGGGATGGAACCCATTACCGAGCGGCTGGACCTCGCGCTGCTAGGTGCGCTGCCTCAGGCGGTGAATGTTTTGCTTCGTCGTCTGGATGCCGCGGCGGCGACCGCCCATGATCTGGCAGAGCTGTTAGATACGGTGCCGCCATTGGCGCGGATCGCGCGCTATGGCGATGTCCGCGCGACCGACGCCGAGGCGGTGATGCGATTGCTCGAAGGTTTCGCCGCACGCATCCACGCCGGCTTGCTGATCGCAGCGAGCGGGATCGATGACGATGCGGCACGCACGCTTTCGGGCCACGTGCAGTCCTATCGTGGCGCATTGGCGATGCTCGAGCTGACAGCTCTCACCGACGAGTTTCAGGCCACCCTCGGGCGGATGAAGGAATCCGAAAGCGTGCATCCGAAATTGCGGGGCCTTTCCGTGCGGATCCTGCGGGATGCCTCGCATCTCGACGATGCCGAAGCTGCGAGGCATCTCGGCTTCGCGCTGTCGCCGGGGATGCCCGCGCTTTCCGCCGCGGCATGGCTGGAAGGTTTCCTGCAAGGCGGCGGCAGCCTGCTGGTTCACGACCGGGCGCTGTTAGGACTCGTGCACACGTGGCTAGGCTCGCTCAGCGGCGAGGCGTTCCAAAGCACGCTGCCGTTGCTGCGGCGGACCTTCGGCACCTTCGAGCCGCCGGAACGGGCACGCATCGCCGCCTCGGTCGCCCAGGGACCGGCCAGCACCCCTCCGCCCGCCGCACCGCTGGATCTCGACATGGAGCGTGCGCTGCCGGCCGTCGCCGCGGTGGCTAAACTCTTCGGCCTACCCCAACCGTCATGA
- a CDS encoding 3-keto-disaccharide hydrolase has protein sequence MKSIATVVAFLPLAATAELKSVPLFNGTDLSGWKGEGYVVQDGTIVCTPQGKTLVTERIYADYAFDFEFKLPPGGNNGIGIHYPGSGDAAYAGMEVQVLDNTSEKYKDLKPYQFHGSLYTLLAAKKAPLKPVGEWNQERIAVRGDRVQVTVNGEVITEGNLADLSKEFPKHEGVKRRSGHIALCGHGDAVAFRNMRISEAAPAANDEGAKQSGFTQIFDGETLKGWKHTEADLAHWQPVNGILKYDGKAKDLWSEKEYGDFSLAFDWRWAGPGPVMKRPVIGPDGKETGEQIEVQELDSGVYVRGNSKSQVNLWNWPCGSGEVYGYRTDRSQPADVIAGVTPKKKMDKPVGEWNRTMITMKGDKLTVSINGEVVIEEARLPGVAAKGKIALQHHGSLIDFANIWIKEL, from the coding sequence ATGAAATCCATTGCCACCGTCGTCGCCTTCCTGCCGCTCGCCGCTACGGCCGAACTGAAGTCCGTTCCGCTGTTCAACGGCACCGATCTTTCCGGCTGGAAGGGCGAAGGCTATGTCGTCCAGGACGGAACCATCGTCTGCACGCCGCAGGGAAAGACCCTGGTGACCGAGCGGATCTACGCGGACTACGCCTTCGATTTCGAGTTCAAGCTCCCGCCGGGGGGCAACAATGGCATCGGCATCCACTACCCGGGGAGCGGCGACGCTGCCTATGCGGGCATGGAAGTGCAGGTGCTCGATAACACCTCGGAGAAGTACAAGGACCTCAAGCCCTATCAGTTCCACGGCTCGCTCTACACCCTGCTCGCGGCGAAAAAGGCCCCGCTCAAGCCGGTCGGCGAGTGGAATCAGGAGCGCATCGCCGTCCGCGGCGACCGCGTGCAGGTCACCGTGAACGGCGAAGTGATCACCGAAGGCAACCTCGCCGACCTCAGCAAGGAGTTCCCGAAGCATGAGGGCGTCAAGCGCCGCTCCGGCCACATCGCCCTCTGCGGCCACGGCGACGCGGTTGCCTTCCGCAACATGCGAATCTCCGAGGCTGCCCCTGCAGCGAATGATGAAGGTGCCAAGCAGAGCGGCTTCACCCAGATCTTCGACGGCGAGACCCTCAAGGGCTGGAAGCACACCGAAGCCGACCTTGCCCACTGGCAGCCGGTCAATGGCATCCTGAAATACGACGGCAAGGCCAAGGACCTGTGGTCGGAGAAGGAATACGGCGATTTCTCGCTGGCCTTCGACTGGCGCTGGGCTGGCCCCGGCCCCGTGATGAAGCGCCCCGTCATCGGTCCCGATGGCAAGGAAACCGGCGAGCAGATCGAAGTGCAGGAGCTCGACAGCGGCGTCTATGTGCGCGGCAACTCGAAGAGCCAGGTGAACCTGTGGAACTGGCCCTGCGGCTCCGGCGAGGTGTACGGCTACCGCACCGACAGGTCGCAGCCCGCGGACGTGATCGCAGGCGTCACTCCGAAGAAGAAAATGGACAAGCCCGTGGGCGAGTGGAACCGGACGATGATCACCATGAAGGGTGACAAGCTCACCGTTTCCATCAACGGCGAGGTCGTGATCGAGGAAGCGCGCCTCCCCGGTGTGGCCGCCAAGGGCAAGATCGCCCTGCAGCACCACGGTTCCCTCATCGACTTCGCCAATATCTGGATCAAGGAGCTGTAA
- a CDS encoding VWA domain-containing protein: MNDPELLRRWRLVLGSEPAAGFGVSLSAEDARMDEALEALYDAGKSRGGLGGSNPRVARWLGDIRRYFPGEVVQVMQKDAIERLDLKQLLLEPEVLAQAEPDVHLVGTLMSLNRVIPEKTRETARGVVRRLVDQLMRKLEQPTRQAVQGALSRSLRNRRPRLSEIDWNRTIRANLKNWLPEHQTIVPETLIGYGRKRSSLRDVVLCIDQSGSMAASVVYSSIFGAVMASMPALSTRFVVFDTAVVDLTEELHDPVDLLFGTQLGGGTDIHKALTYCESKITRPNDTVMVLVSDLCEGGSVAGMVQTAARIKESGVQVIALLALSDEGKPGYDARNAATFAALGIPVFACTPDRFPDLMAAALAKKDLALWQSRRDG, encoded by the coding sequence ATGAACGATCCCGAACTCCTCCGCCGCTGGCGACTGGTGCTGGGCTCCGAGCCCGCCGCCGGCTTCGGCGTGTCCCTTTCCGCCGAAGACGCCCGCATGGATGAGGCGCTCGAGGCCCTCTACGACGCCGGCAAGTCGCGAGGCGGTCTCGGTGGCTCGAACCCCAGGGTGGCCCGCTGGCTCGGCGACATCCGACGCTACTTCCCGGGTGAAGTCGTGCAGGTGATGCAGAAGGACGCGATCGAGCGGCTCGACCTCAAGCAGCTTTTGTTAGAGCCGGAGGTGCTGGCACAGGCCGAGCCGGATGTGCATCTGGTCGGCACCTTGATGTCGCTGAATCGCGTGATCCCGGAGAAGACCCGCGAAACCGCGCGCGGCGTGGTGCGCCGGCTGGTGGACCAGTTGATGCGAAAGCTGGAGCAGCCGACCCGTCAGGCCGTGCAAGGCGCGCTTTCCCGCAGCCTGCGCAACCGCCGGCCGCGACTCTCCGAGATCGACTGGAACCGGACCATTCGCGCGAACCTGAAGAACTGGCTGCCCGAGCACCAAACAATCGTGCCGGAGACGCTGATCGGCTACGGCCGGAAGCGAAGTTCGCTGCGCGACGTGGTGCTGTGCATTGACCAAAGCGGCTCGATGGCGGCGTCGGTGGTGTATTCCTCGATCTTCGGCGCGGTGATGGCGTCGATGCCGGCGCTCTCGACCCGCTTCGTGGTCTTCGACACCGCGGTCGTGGATTTGACCGAGGAGCTCCACGACCCGGTTGACCTGCTATTCGGCACCCAGCTCGGCGGCGGCACGGACATCCACAAGGCGCTGACCTACTGCGAAAGCAAGATCACCCGGCCGAATGACACCGTGATGGTGCTCGTTTCCGACCTGTGCGAAGGCGGAAGCGTGGCGGGGATGGTGCAGACGGCGGCGCGGATCAAGGAGAGCGGCGTGCAGGTGATCGCGCTGCTCGCGCTCAGCGACGAGGGCAAGCCGGGATACGACGCGAGGAACGCTGCAACCTTTGCGGCCCTAGGCATTCCGGTTTTCGCCTGCACCCCGGACCGCTTCCCCGATCTGATGGCGGCGGCACTGGCAAAAAAGGACCTCGCGCTCTGGCAGTCGCGGCGCGACGGATGA
- a CDS encoding Gfo/Idh/MocA family protein, which yields MQNPIRVLCVGAGHMGRSHALAYHRIPGFEICGIVTRSAESRGKLNAELGGGYAEFADFYEALAATKPDAVSISTYPDTHGPYAEAAFEAGCHVFIEKPLAENVAAAEGIVAKAKSSGKKLVIGYILRHHPSWIKFIEMAQTLGKPLVMRMNLNQQSFGANWKTHQALMSSISPVVDCGVHYVDVMCQMTRSKPIRVSGIGARLTDEIPEGKINYGALQVTFEDGSVGWYEAGWGPMMSEVAFFVKDVVGPKGCASIVADKAAAEGQSSNVDAHTQTQSIRLHHSQLTPEGTFAKADESVRLDDEPDHDGLCHREQEYFLKAIHEDLDLTDHMEDALSSMRIVEAADESFRTGKTIDL from the coding sequence ATGCAGAATCCTATCCGCGTCCTTTGCGTCGGAGCCGGCCATATGGGCCGCTCGCACGCCCTTGCCTACCACCGCATCCCCGGCTTCGAAATTTGCGGAATCGTCACCCGATCGGCCGAGAGCCGTGGGAAACTGAATGCCGAGCTGGGCGGCGGCTACGCGGAGTTCGCGGACTTCTATGAAGCGCTCGCGGCGACCAAGCCGGATGCGGTCAGCATTTCCACCTACCCGGACACCCACGGCCCCTACGCCGAGGCCGCCTTCGAAGCCGGTTGCCATGTCTTCATCGAGAAGCCGCTGGCCGAGAATGTGGCGGCGGCGGAAGGAATCGTCGCCAAGGCAAAATCGAGCGGGAAGAAGCTGGTGATCGGCTACATCCTGCGCCACCACCCGAGCTGGATCAAATTCATCGAGATGGCACAAACGCTTGGCAAGCCGCTGGTGATGCGCATGAACCTCAACCAGCAGTCCTTCGGCGCGAACTGGAAGACCCACCAGGCACTGATGTCGTCGATCTCGCCGGTCGTCGATTGCGGCGTGCACTACGTGGACGTGATGTGCCAGATGACCCGCTCGAAGCCGATCCGCGTGTCGGGCATCGGCGCGCGGCTGACGGACGAGATTCCCGAGGGGAAAATCAACTACGGCGCGCTGCAGGTGACCTTCGAGGACGGCTCGGTCGGTTGGTACGAAGCCGGTTGGGGCCCGATGATGAGCGAGGTCGCCTTCTTCGTGAAGGACGTGGTCGGCCCGAAGGGCTGCGCGTCGATCGTCGCCGACAAGGCCGCGGCGGAGGGCCAAAGCTCGAACGTGGACGCCCACACCCAGACCCAGTCGATCCGGCTGCACCATTCGCAACTCACGCCGGAAGGAACCTTCGCGAAGGCCGACGAGTCGGTCCGTCTCGACGACGAGCCCGATCATGACGGCTTGTGCCATCGCGAGCAGGAGTATTTCCTCAAGGCGATCCACGAGGATCTGGACCTGACCGACCACATGGAAGACGCGCTGTCCTCGATGCGCATCGTCGAAGCTGCGGATGAAAGCTTCCGCACTGGGAAAACCATCGATCTATAA